A single genomic interval of uncultured Desulfobacter sp. harbors:
- a CDS encoding DUF1788 domain-containing protein, with protein sequence MTPFKNRLDKILDRLTSEKLLSNAGLGNEIGFYIFDYPPEFEVAVRDHIQFILRQLPKRKPDLRFTHINLFDLILGYLKNRNLLDRVLDIELKKGSEGLLNALKGPLDPKKIAKAFIALAPPDNNDLVLVSGVGSAYPMLRSHNLLNNLHHLMEDTPLVMFYPGVFTGQGLRLFGKLKETNYYRAFQLVA encoded by the coding sequence ATGACACCATTTAAAAACCGTCTGGATAAAATTCTTGATCGACTGACATCTGAAAAGCTCCTTTCTAATGCGGGACTTGGAAACGAAATCGGTTTTTATATTTTTGATTACCCGCCTGAATTTGAAGTGGCGGTCAGGGACCATATCCAATTTATTTTAAGGCAGCTTCCAAAAAGAAAGCCTGATTTAAGATTCACACATATCAATTTGTTCGATCTGATTCTTGGTTATCTCAAAAACAGAAATCTTCTGGATCGGGTATTGGATATTGAGTTGAAAAAGGGTAGCGAGGGGCTTCTAAACGCCTTGAAAGGTCCCCTTGATCCTAAAAAAATTGCCAAAGCATTCATCGCCCTTGCACCTCCTGACAACAATGATCTGGTCTTGGTATCCGGTGTGGGAAGCGCATATCCTATGCTGAGAAGCCATAATCTGTTAAATAATCTCCACCATCTCATGGAAGACACCCCATTGGTGATGTTTTATCCGGGTGTATTTACAGGCCAGGGATTAAGGCTGTTCGGTAAATTAAAAGAAACAAATTATTACAGAGCGTTCCAACTGGTTGCATAG
- a CDS encoding DUF1819 family protein, producing MNITNDKTYNSSIVSGSLLMEESRKIADLLLKKIDADQWYQAIVVENLLQKRSPVTARKQARLIKNRLILMDKALWSLVRDGSSQVASQALLAAAIKHSRLLGDFMNTVLRQHRQTFTKIIDVKDWNLYLEQCAQINPEIDTWQATTRSKLKQIVFRILAEAKYIENTKSCKLIPVSLTPEIKSYLVKNKEDYVLRCMNVT from the coding sequence ATGAATATTACCAATGATAAAACGTATAACAGCTCCATTGTTTCCGGCTCTCTGCTTATGGAAGAAAGTCGAAAGATTGCTGATTTATTACTTAAAAAGATAGACGCTGATCAATGGTATCAAGCCATTGTAGTTGAAAATTTACTTCAAAAGAGAAGCCCGGTAACCGCCAGAAAACAGGCCCGCTTAATAAAAAACCGCCTGATCCTCATGGATAAGGCTTTATGGTCACTTGTAAGAGATGGATCATCTCAGGTAGCATCCCAAGCCCTGCTGGCGGCAGCGATAAAGCACAGCAGGCTCCTGGGCGATTTTATGAACACCGTTCTGCGGCAGCACCGGCAGACCTTTACAAAAATAATTGATGTGAAAGACTGGAACCTTTACTTGGAACAATGCGCCCAAATCAATCCGGAGATTGACACGTGGCAAGCAACAACCCGGTCAAAACTAAAGCAGATCGTTTTCAGAATACTCGCAGAAGCAAAGTACATTGAAAATACAAAATCCTGTAAATTGATACCGGTTTCCCTGACACCGGAGATAAAATCATATCTTGTCAAAAACAAGGAAGACTATGTTCTAAGGTGTATGAATGTTACATAG
- the rsmG gene encoding 16S rRNA (guanine(527)-N(7))-methyltransferase RsmG yields MKGFCHYLEKGAEALGLNLSPGQADLLAAHARELQLWNAKMNLTAITDIRLVAYKHFVDALAAANFLHRSARIMDIGSGAGFPAVPMKVIYPDLDITMVDAVRKKVSFLNHVVRTLKLDNISAVHARVEDLAKDPGHFQMYDAVTARGFADLGKLAALAGPLLAPGGRIYALKGAHALEEITPELKKKFHITHETYSLPFVDAQRFVVILEAR; encoded by the coding sequence ATGAAGGGTTTTTGTCATTACCTTGAAAAGGGTGCTGAGGCCCTTGGGTTGAACTTGTCCCCTGGCCAGGCCGATTTGCTGGCTGCCCACGCCAGGGAGTTGCAGCTCTGGAATGCCAAAATGAATCTGACTGCCATAACGGATATTCGTCTTGTGGCGTATAAACATTTTGTGGATGCGCTGGCTGCGGCAAATTTTCTGCATCGGTCTGCACGGATAATGGATATCGGTTCCGGTGCGGGATTTCCTGCCGTTCCCATGAAAGTAATCTACCCGGACCTTGATATTACCATGGTGGATGCGGTGAGAAAAAAGGTGAGTTTTTTAAACCATGTGGTGCGCACCTTAAAGCTTGACAACATCAGCGCGGTGCACGCAAGGGTGGAAGACCTTGCCAAAGATCCCGGGCATTTTCAAATGTATGATGCCGTAACGGCCAGAGGCTTTGCGGATCTTGGAAAACTTGCAGCACTTGCCGGTCCCCTGCTGGCGCCCGGCGGCAGGATTTATGCCCTGAAAGGGGCCCATGCTTTGGAAGAGATCACGCCTGAACTTAAGAAGAAATTTCATATTACACACGAAACTTACAGCCTGCCTTTTGTGGATGCCCAAAGGTTTGTGGTTATCCTTGAAGCCCGTTAG
- the fusA gene encoding elongation factor G yields the protein MIRDLERVRNIGISAHIDSGKTTLTERILFYTNRIHKINEVRGKDGTGAVMDSMELEKERGITIASAATHCEWDKHAVNIIDTPGHVDFTVEVERSLRVLDGVVLILCSVSGVQSQSITVDQQMKRYEVPCIAFVNKCDRSGANPLKVCNQLRDKLGHNSVMLQLPIGLEDKHEGLIDLVKMKAYYFKGDNGEQVVEADIPEALKDDAETAREEMIDAVSLFSEELTDAILEEAEITEKMIMSAVRTGTIAREMTPVFLGSAYKNKGVQPLLNAVIDYLPCPLDIKNEAIDLDNNEETVILDSDFDKPTVALAFKLEDGQYGQLTYIRVYQGCVKKGDTLINARDHKKVKIGRLIRMHSNQTEDVDAVPAGHIGAMFGIDCASGDTFVSPDVNYSMMAMHVMDPVISLSIAPKDNKAQINMSKALNRFTKEDPTFKTYVDHETGDTIIQGMGELHLEVYVERMKREYNAEVTTGQPRVAYRETITRRAPFNYTHKKQTGGAGQFGRVAGFIEPTEEEFEFVNKITGGRIPTQYIPACEKGFEGCLVKGPSLEFPVTGIKITLEDGAYHAVDSSEMAFQSAARGGFLEAYNKAKPVIMEPIMKVVIETPNEFQGACMGLINQRRGIIQGSQEEGVMSVIESQVPLSDMFGFSTVLRSATQGKAQFTMEFSSYKQAPQSVADEIAKKKAEEKAAKNK from the coding sequence ATGATCAGAGATCTTGAACGGGTAAGAAATATTGGAATCAGTGCCCATATTGATTCCGGTAAAACCACGCTTACTGAAAGGATTCTTTTTTATACCAACCGAATCCATAAAATCAACGAAGTCAGGGGCAAAGACGGCACAGGTGCGGTCATGGATTCCATGGAACTGGAAAAGGAAAGGGGCATTACAATTGCTTCTGCGGCCACCCATTGTGAATGGGACAAGCATGCCGTGAATATTATTGACACGCCGGGTCATGTGGATTTTACCGTAGAGGTGGAACGGTCTTTGCGGGTTCTGGACGGTGTTGTTCTCATCCTTTGCTCGGTCTCCGGGGTACAGTCCCAATCCATTACCGTTGACCAGCAGATGAAACGTTACGAAGTCCCCTGCATTGCGTTTGTCAATAAATGTGACCGTTCAGGCGCTAACCCGCTTAAAGTCTGCAATCAGCTCAGGGATAAACTTGGCCATAATTCCGTGATGCTGCAGCTTCCCATAGGCCTTGAAGATAAACATGAGGGCCTTATTGACCTTGTGAAAATGAAAGCCTATTACTTTAAAGGTGACAACGGGGAACAGGTGGTGGAAGCCGACATCCCTGAAGCGCTCAAAGATGATGCCGAAACAGCCAGGGAAGAGATGATTGATGCGGTATCCCTGTTCTCCGAAGAACTGACCGACGCTATTCTTGAGGAAGCAGAAATTACCGAAAAAATGATCATGTCTGCAGTCAGGACCGGGACAATTGCCCGTGAGATGACTCCTGTTTTTCTGGGTTCCGCCTACAAAAACAAAGGGGTTCAACCCCTGCTGAATGCTGTTATTGATTACCTGCCCTGCCCTCTGGATATTAAAAATGAGGCCATTGATCTGGACAATAACGAAGAAACGGTTATTCTTGACAGTGACTTTGACAAACCTACCGTGGCCCTGGCCTTTAAACTGGAAGACGGCCAGTATGGTCAGCTGACCTACATCCGTGTATATCAAGGTTGTGTTAAGAAAGGTGACACTCTAATCAACGCCAGGGACCATAAAAAGGTTAAAATCGGTCGTCTCATCCGTATGCACTCCAATCAGACGGAGGATGTAGACGCTGTCCCGGCCGGTCATATCGGTGCCATGTTCGGCATTGACTGTGCATCGGGCGATACCTTTGTTTCACCGGATGTCAACTACTCCATGATGGCCATGCACGTTATGGACCCGGTTATCTCTTTGTCCATTGCACCCAAGGACAACAAAGCCCAGATCAACATGTCCAAGGCCTTAAACAGATTCACCAAGGAAGATCCCACGTTCAAGACCTATGTGGACCATGAAACCGGAGATACAATTATACAGGGCATGGGCGAGCTCCATTTAGAAGTATACGTGGAGCGTATGAAACGTGAGTACAATGCCGAGGTTACCACAGGCCAGCCCAGGGTTGCCTACAGGGAAACCATTACCCGGAGAGCGCCTTTCAATTACACCCATAAAAAACAGACCGGTGGTGCCGGTCAGTTCGGCCGTGTAGCAGGTTTTATTGAGCCCACCGAAGAAGAATTTGAATTTGTAAACAAAATTACCGGCGGCCGTATTCCTACCCAGTATATTCCGGCCTGTGAAAAAGGATTTGAAGGCTGCCTTGTAAAGGGCCCCAGCCTTGAGTTCCCGGTAACCGGCATCAAGATCACCTTGGAAGACGGTGCCTACCATGCCGTTGACTCATCTGAGATGGCATTCCAGTCAGCAGCCCGCGGTGGTTTTCTTGAGGCTTATAACAAAGCAAAACCTGTTATCATGGAACCGATTATGAAAGTGGTTATTGAGACCCCCAATGAGTTCCAGGGTGCCTGCATGGGGCTGATCAACCAGCGGCGCGGCATTATCCAGGGCTCCCAGGAGGAGGGCGTCATGTCAGTCATCGAATCCCAGGTTCCGCTGTCGGACATGTTCGGCTTTTCAACGGTTTTAAGATCCGCTACCCAGGGAAAGGCCCAGTTCACAATGGAATTTTCTTCGTATAAACAGGCACCCCAATCTGTCGCAGACGAGATTGCCAAGAAAAAAGCCGAAGAAAAAGCAGCCAAAAATAAATAA